The Teredinibacter sp. KSP-S5-2 genome includes a window with the following:
- the pssA gene encoding CDP-diacylglycerol--serine O-phosphatidyltransferase, producing MTNQPKDPLDETQDIPSIVTDNLPIDEHEEEVSEGGQTVRRRGVYLLPNLFTTGALFGGFFAIVSAMNGNFANAALAIFAAQILDGFDGRVARMTNTQSAFGTEYDSLSDMVSFGLAPAIVLFSWGLEPLGKFGWAAAFVYVTCAALRLARFNTHVSDEDKRYFTGLASPPAATLMASGVWWGSELELTTEISIFAALVTVFVGLTMVSNLKYQSFKGLDANRRVPFVAMLITLLVFILVTIDPPRVLFAMAFVYALSGPVTWLVKSCIGFFKNKKVQEEG from the coding sequence ATGACAAATCAGCCAAAAGATCCGTTAGACGAAACGCAAGATATCCCTTCAATCGTGACAGACAACCTTCCTATCGACGAACATGAGGAAGAAGTCTCTGAAGGAGGGCAAACGGTTCGACGCAGAGGCGTCTATCTGCTGCCTAACCTGTTTACCACTGGTGCGTTGTTTGGGGGCTTCTTTGCCATAGTGTCGGCTATGAATGGCAACTTTGCTAATGCGGCCCTTGCCATTTTTGCTGCGCAGATCCTAGATGGCTTTGATGGGCGCGTGGCAAGAATGACGAATACCCAGAGTGCATTTGGGACTGAGTATGACAGCCTCTCTGATATGGTTTCCTTTGGTCTGGCACCAGCCATAGTGTTGTTTAGCTGGGGGCTGGAGCCATTAGGTAAGTTCGGCTGGGCAGCAGCTTTTGTCTATGTTACCTGTGCGGCTTTGCGTCTCGCCCGTTTTAATACCCATGTCTCTGATGAGGATAAGCGCTATTTCACTGGTCTTGCCAGTCCTCCCGCAGCCACGCTTATGGCTTCTGGTGTGTGGTGGGGAAGCGAACTGGAATTAACGACGGAAATATCGATTTTTGCTGCTCTTGTAACGGTGTTTGTTGGTTTGACTATGGTGTCAAACTTGAAGTATCAAAGCTTTAAAGGTCTTGATGCTAATCGGCGTGTGCCTTTTGTTGCCATGCTCATTACACTTCTGGTTTTTATCCTGGTAACTATTGATCCTCCAAGAGTGTTGTTCGCAATGGCTTTTGTTTATGCCCTGTCGGGTCCTGTTACCTGGTTAGTGAAGTCATGCATTGGCTTTTTTAAAAATAAAAAAGTACAAGAAGAGGGGTAA
- a CDS encoding acetyl-CoA carboxylase carboxyltransferase subunit alpha, giving the protein MNLNYLDFEQPIAEFEAKIEALQLGTIDGDDVDLTEEIESLRAKLIKRTESIYSNLTPWQVVQVARHPQRPYAADYISRIFDDWHELHGDRHFGDDKAIIGGIGRLAGKPVMVIGEEKGRSVKEKVARNFGMPRPEGYRKALRLMEMAERFKIPVLTLIDTPGAYPGIDSEERGISESIAQNLAVMSRLKTPIICTVIGEGSSGGALAIGVGDQLNMLQYSTYFVISPEGCANIIWKTVEKAPLAAEAMGVTSSILESLGIVDETIPEPLGGAHRDIDAMAAKLKERLVAQLNELQGYNIDELLEKRYQRLMSYGNGPL; this is encoded by the coding sequence ATGAATCTGAACTATCTCGATTTCGAGCAACCAATCGCTGAATTTGAAGCCAAAATTGAAGCGTTGCAGTTAGGTACAATTGACGGCGACGATGTTGACCTGACCGAAGAAATCGAAAGCCTCAGGGCTAAATTGATAAAGAGAACGGAAAGCATATATTCCAACTTGACGCCTTGGCAGGTTGTTCAGGTTGCCCGCCATCCGCAAAGACCTTATGCCGCGGATTACATTTCTCGTATCTTCGATGATTGGCATGAACTGCATGGTGATCGTCACTTCGGTGATGATAAAGCCATTATTGGTGGTATTGGCCGTTTGGCCGGTAAGCCCGTCATGGTGATCGGTGAGGAAAAAGGCCGCAGTGTAAAAGAGAAAGTGGCTCGCAATTTTGGTATGCCTAGACCTGAAGGCTACCGTAAGGCATTGCGTTTAATGGAAATGGCCGAGCGTTTTAAGATTCCTGTCCTGACATTGATCGACACTCCGGGGGCATACCCTGGTATCGACAGTGAAGAGCGCGGTATCAGTGAGTCCATCGCCCAAAATCTTGCTGTAATGTCACGTTTGAAAACCCCAATTATTTGTACCGTGATTGGAGAAGGTTCCTCTGGTGGTGCTTTGGCCATTGGCGTGGGCGATCAGCTGAATATGCTGCAATACTCCACGTACTTTGTAATTTCTCCAGAGGGCTGCGCCAATATTATTTGGAAAACGGTGGAAAAAGCACCCCTAGCGGCAGAAGCGATGGGGGTTACCTCAAGCATTTTAGAATCCTTGGGTATTGTTGATGAAACTATTCCTGAGCCTCTAGGTGGCGCGCACAGGGATATCGACGCTATGGCCGCTAAATTAAAAGAGCGTTTAGTGGCTCAGTTGAATGAGCTGCAAGGGTATAACATTGATGAACTCCTGGAAAAACGTTATCAGCGTCTTATGAGTTACGGTAACGGCCCGCTTTAA
- the ilvC gene encoding ketol-acid reductoisomerase codes for MQIYYDKDCDLSIIKGKKVAVIGYGSQGHAHACNLKDSGVDVTVGLRPGSSSIAKAEAHGLKVSDVPSAVAASDVVMILTPDEFQSQLYKEEIEPNLKEGATLAFAHGFAIHYNQIVPRKDLDVIMIAPKAPGHTVRSEFVRGGGIPDLIAIFQDASGKAKDVALSYACGVGGGRTGIIETTFKDETETDLFGEQAVLCGGAVELVKMGFETLTEAGYSPEMAYFECLHELKLIVDLMFEGGIANMNYSISNNAEYGEYVTGPKVINEESRWAMRQALKDIQDGVYAKKFILEGQANYPEMTAWRRNNAAHPIEQVGEKLRAMMPWIEANKIIDKSKN; via the coding sequence ATGCAAATCTATTACGATAAAGACTGTGATCTATCGATTATTAAAGGCAAAAAAGTTGCCGTCATCGGTTATGGTTCTCAAGGTCATGCTCATGCATGTAACCTAAAAGATTCTGGTGTGGACGTAACTGTAGGCTTGCGTCCAGGTTCATCCTCCATTGCTAAAGCCGAAGCGCATGGCTTAAAAGTAAGTGATGTACCTTCAGCGGTCGCAGCTTCTGATGTTGTAATGATTTTGACTCCAGATGAGTTTCAGTCTCAGCTATATAAAGAAGAGATTGAGCCAAACTTGAAAGAAGGTGCAACTCTAGCTTTTGCTCACGGTTTTGCTATTCACTACAACCAAATCGTTCCTCGCAAAGATTTAGATGTAATCATGATCGCACCTAAAGCGCCGGGTCATACTGTTCGTTCTGAGTTTGTTCGTGGTGGCGGTATTCCTGATTTGATTGCTATCTTCCAGGATGCTTCTGGTAAAGCAAAAGATGTTGCTTTGTCATATGCGTGTGGCGTTGGTGGTGGTCGTACAGGCATCATTGAAACAACATTTAAAGACGAGACTGAAACGGATCTATTTGGTGAGCAGGCGGTACTTTGTGGTGGCGCGGTTGAGTTGGTCAAGATGGGGTTCGAAACACTTACAGAGGCAGGTTACTCTCCAGAGATGGCGTACTTCGAGTGTTTGCATGAGCTTAAGCTAATTGTTGATCTTATGTTCGAAGGCGGCATTGCCAACATGAACTACTCAATTTCCAACAATGCGGAATATGGTGAGTATGTTACTGGGCCAAAAGTTATCAATGAAGAGTCTCGCTGGGCCATGCGTCAAGCGCTTAAAGACATTCAAGACGGCGTCTATGCCAAGAAGTTTATCCTTGAAGGACAAGCTAATTATCCTGAGATGACTGCATGGCGTCGTAACAACGCTGCTCACCCGATTGAGCAAGTGGGTGAGAAGTTACGTGCGATGATGCCTTGGATTGAGGCAAACAAGATTATTGATAAGTCTAAAAACTAG
- the dnaE gene encoding DNA polymerase III subunit alpha: MTSQFIHLRVHTEFSLVDSIIRIKPLVAKVAALGMPACAVTDQHNFYGLIKYYSACQGVGVKPIFGADLYLEADDVEAKPYLFTMLATNVEGYRNITEIISKSYQHGQKHGEPFVKREWILEHAPGTIVLSGAKYGEVGQAILGNRIEDAQTALKFWSEAFPDRFYMELQRTGREGDERYLHKAVEMAMQWGIPVVATNDVRFMDRKQYGPHEARVCIGEGRALDDPRRERRYSDQQYFKTAEEMVELFSDIPEAVENTVEIAKRCNVDIQLGKYFLPEYPIPEGMTQDEFFTKISYDGLDERLERILDKSAPDYEERKQVYYDRLQFELDIIIQMGFPGYFLIVMDFIQWAKDHDIPVGPGRGSGAGSLVAYSQKITDLDPLQYDLLFERFLNPERVSMPDFDVDFCMETRDKVIGYVADNYGRDAVSQIITFGTMAAKAVVRDVARAQGKSYGLADKLSKMIPPDIGMTLQKAFDQEEILREFLQNDSDAQEIWDMALQLEGIARNVGKHAGGVVIAPTKLTDFAPLYCDEQGGGLVTQFDKNDVESAGLVKFDFLGLRTLTIIDWAVKMINTQRSAQGEASVDISAIPLDDPDTFKLLKAADTTAVFQLESRGMKDLIKRLQPDNLEDMIALVALFRPGPLQSGMVDDFIARKHGRAQVAYPDAKYQHEWLKPILEPTYGVIVYQEQVMQIAQELAGYSLGGADLLRRAMGKKKPEEMAKQRAVFEEGAAGKGVDPELAMKIFDLVEKFAGYGFNKSHSAAYALVSYQTAWLKAHYPAHFMAATMSSDMDKTDKVVTFIEDCRVSGLTLLPPDVNLGRFQFTVDNDNNIIYGLGAIKGLGEGPIENILQAREAGPFTDIFDFCARVDSRKVNKRALEALVRSGAFDTIGPQIDLDYDRAVMYLAIPDAVKAAEQSAANANAGMTDMFGEVVPSGNGAEDVYSDFRKVRRWSMKDRLEGEKETLGLYLTGHPIDEYDAELNQLVSARIANVKPDKNQQSIAGMVVAFRVMKTKRGDNMAFISLDDRTGRMEVAVFSDTYNEYRDLLEKDALLVVQGQISHDDYSGGLKMRADAINNLATARQDKVRNVKLIWESESLPTDYSAQLRDVLAPYRDGRCPIVITYQKSGVQGDVILGDDWKVHPSDELLVALRTMYGTEQVEYVYKD; this comes from the coding sequence ATGACTAGCCAGTTTATCCATCTCCGGGTACATACCGAATTCTCTCTTGTTGACAGTATCATTCGTATTAAGCCTCTGGTTGCTAAAGTGGCGGCGCTGGGTATGCCTGCTTGTGCAGTTACTGATCAGCATAATTTTTATGGCTTGATCAAGTATTACTCTGCCTGTCAGGGGGTGGGGGTTAAACCGATTTTTGGAGCGGATTTATACCTCGAAGCGGATGATGTTGAGGCAAAACCTTATTTGTTCACCATGTTAGCGACGAATGTCGAGGGCTACAGGAATATCACTGAGATCATTTCTAAAAGTTATCAACATGGACAAAAACATGGAGAGCCTTTTGTAAAACGAGAGTGGATCTTGGAGCATGCCCCGGGAACGATTGTGTTATCGGGGGCAAAATACGGGGAAGTAGGCCAGGCCATTTTAGGCAATCGAATTGAAGACGCTCAAACTGCGCTCAAATTTTGGAGTGAGGCTTTCCCAGATAGGTTTTACATGGAGTTGCAAAGAACCGGGAGAGAAGGAGATGAACGCTATCTTCATAAAGCCGTAGAAATGGCGATGCAGTGGGGTATTCCCGTTGTTGCTACTAACGATGTCCGCTTTATGGACAGAAAACAATATGGGCCACATGAAGCCAGGGTCTGTATTGGAGAGGGGAGAGCCCTGGATGACCCTCGTCGCGAGCGCAGATACAGCGATCAGCAGTACTTCAAAACCGCTGAAGAAATGGTGGAATTGTTTAGTGATATTCCTGAAGCGGTCGAGAATACGGTAGAAATTGCCAAGCGCTGTAATGTCGATATTCAGCTGGGTAAGTATTTTCTTCCTGAGTATCCTATTCCTGAGGGAATGACACAGGACGAATTCTTTACCAAGATTTCTTATGACGGCCTTGATGAGCGACTGGAACGGATTCTGGACAAAAGCGCGCCAGATTATGAAGAGCGAAAACAGGTCTATTATGACCGCCTTCAGTTCGAGCTGGATATTATTATTCAGATGGGTTTCCCCGGATACTTCCTGATCGTAATGGACTTTATCCAGTGGGCGAAGGATCACGATATTCCTGTCGGACCTGGAAGGGGTTCCGGTGCCGGTTCCCTAGTAGCCTACTCGCAAAAAATTACTGACCTAGATCCACTGCAATACGACCTGCTATTCGAACGGTTTTTGAACCCGGAACGGGTATCGATGCCTGACTTTGATGTCGACTTCTGCATGGAAACACGAGATAAAGTTATCGGTTATGTTGCAGACAATTATGGTCGTGATGCCGTTTCGCAAATTATTACTTTCGGTACCATGGCCGCGAAAGCTGTGGTACGTGATGTCGCTAGGGCACAGGGCAAATCATATGGCTTAGCCGATAAGCTTTCCAAAATGATACCTCCTGATATTGGTATGACGCTTCAAAAAGCGTTTGATCAGGAGGAGATTCTTAGGGAGTTTCTGCAGAACGATTCCGATGCCCAAGAAATCTGGGATATGGCGCTTCAGTTGGAAGGAATCGCTCGAAACGTTGGTAAACATGCGGGGGGGGTTGTCATTGCACCCACCAAACTGACGGATTTTGCTCCGCTTTATTGTGATGAACAGGGCGGCGGCCTAGTCACTCAGTTCGATAAGAATGATGTTGAATCTGCGGGCTTGGTGAAATTTGACTTCCTTGGTTTGCGGACGCTCACGATCATCGACTGGGCAGTGAAAATGATTAACACCCAGCGGTCGGCGCAGGGTGAAGCTTCGGTGGATATCTCGGCCATTCCTTTGGATGATCCTGATACCTTCAAACTCCTGAAGGCTGCTGATACTACCGCTGTATTCCAGCTGGAATCCCGAGGGATGAAAGACCTCATTAAACGTCTTCAGCCAGATAACTTGGAAGATATGATCGCGCTTGTGGCGTTATTCCGTCCGGGGCCGCTGCAGTCAGGTATGGTGGATGACTTTATTGCTCGTAAGCACGGCCGCGCTCAAGTTGCATACCCCGATGCGAAGTATCAGCATGAGTGGTTAAAACCCATACTTGAACCCACTTACGGCGTCATTGTTTACCAGGAACAGGTAATGCAGATTGCTCAGGAGTTAGCTGGCTATTCTCTTGGCGGAGCTGACTTACTTCGTCGTGCGATGGGTAAGAAAAAGCCGGAAGAGATGGCAAAGCAACGTGCTGTTTTTGAAGAAGGGGCAGCGGGTAAAGGTGTTGACCCTGAGTTGGCGATGAAAATCTTCGACCTCGTGGAAAAGTTTGCAGGCTATGGCTTTAACAAATCCCACTCAGCTGCATATGCTTTGGTTTCCTATCAAACTGCTTGGCTGAAAGCGCATTATCCGGCTCACTTTATGGCCGCAACCATGTCTTCGGATATGGATAAAACTGATAAGGTGGTTACTTTTATTGAAGACTGCCGGGTATCAGGCCTAACCCTATTACCACCTGATGTGAACCTTGGTCGTTTCCAATTTACCGTAGATAACGACAACAATATTATTTATGGTTTAGGTGCCATTAAAGGGCTTGGGGAAGGACCAATTGAAAATATTCTTCAAGCGAGGGAAGCCGGTCCGTTCACTGATATTTTTGATTTTTGTGCACGAGTTGACTCTCGAAAAGTCAATAAACGGGCTCTGGAAGCCTTAGTACGCAGTGGCGCTTTTGACACTATCGGCCCACAAATTGACCTGGATTACGACCGCGCAGTGATGTATTTGGCCATTCCGGATGCCGTAAAAGCTGCGGAGCAAAGTGCAGCAAATGCCAATGCCGGGATGACGGATATGTTCGGCGAAGTTGTGCCAAGCGGAAACGGTGCCGAAGATGTGTACTCGGATTTTCGTAAAGTACGTCGTTGGAGTATGAAGGACCGTTTGGAGGGGGAAAAAGAAACCCTTGGTTTGTATTTGACTGGTCACCCGATAGACGAGTATGACGCTGAATTAAACCAGCTAGTATCGGCCCGCATCGCAAACGTAAAGCCTGATAAAAATCAGCAATCTATTGCTGGTATGGTGGTCGCATTCCGGGTAATGAAGACTAAGCGGGGGGATAATATGGCCTTTATCTCCCTTGATGACCGTACTGGTAGGATGGAAGTTGCTGTTTTTTCTGATACGTATAATGAATATCGGGATCTATTGGAAAAAGACGCGCTGTTGGTAGTGCAAGGGCAGATTAGCCATGATGACTACAGCGGCGGCTTGAAGATGCGTGCCGATGCGATTAATAACCTGGCTACCGCGCGCCAGGACAAAGTTAGAAACGTCAAACTGATTTGGGAAAGTGAGTCTTTACCTACAGATTACAGCGCGCAGTTAAGGGATGTGCTTGCTCCCTATCGGGACGGTCGCTGTCCAATTGTCATTACCTATCAAAAATCGGGTGTGCAAGGGGATGTGATTCTTGGGGATGACTGGAAAGTTCATCCCTCCGATGAGCTTCTGGTTGCTTTGCGTACAATGTATGGCACAGAGCAAGTGGAATACGTTTACAAGGATTGA
- the ilvY gene encoding HTH-type transcriptional activator IlvY — protein MDTSQLKHFITLASTRHFGKAAEQCFISPSTLSRSIKQLEEELKVQLFERDNRTVELTAQGKQFQQYANDAYQQLETIKEALIAENGELQGAISIYCSITASYSFLFNFLTEFRQRHPLIEIKLHTGDPADAIQRVTGGQEDLAIAAKPERLPVELEFKRITHSPLILIISKTANLPIPHTVQDVDTWQKLPVILSEKGIAREQLDAWFRSHKIQPNIYAQVSGNEAIVSMVSLGFGIGLVPEIVLNNSPLRDQVEHFPIQPQIKPYQVGVCCLKKRLKSPIVAALWEQIANKAE, from the coding sequence ATGGATACATCTCAGCTGAAACACTTCATTACCCTCGCATCTACACGACACTTCGGTAAGGCAGCGGAGCAATGCTTTATTAGCCCATCCACATTGAGCAGGTCAATCAAACAACTGGAAGAAGAGTTAAAAGTTCAGTTGTTCGAACGGGACAACCGCACTGTGGAATTAACAGCTCAGGGTAAACAGTTTCAACAATATGCTAACGACGCCTACCAACAACTGGAGACCATAAAGGAGGCCCTTATAGCTGAAAATGGAGAGCTACAGGGCGCCATTAGTATTTACTGCTCCATCACCGCAAGTTACAGCTTTCTATTTAATTTCCTGACCGAGTTTCGTCAACGTCACCCCCTCATTGAAATAAAGCTTCATACCGGCGACCCTGCCGATGCGATACAACGAGTCACCGGTGGCCAGGAGGATTTAGCCATTGCGGCGAAACCAGAAAGACTCCCTGTGGAACTGGAGTTCAAACGAATAACACACTCACCGCTTATCTTGATTATCAGCAAAACAGCAAACCTCCCCATTCCTCACACCGTTCAGGATGTTGATACCTGGCAAAAACTCCCCGTAATTCTCTCCGAAAAAGGGATAGCTAGAGAGCAGCTTGATGCTTGGTTTAGGAGCCATAAGATACAACCTAACATCTATGCTCAGGTATCAGGCAACGAAGCCATAGTCAGCATGGTGAGTCTTGGCTTTGGTATCGGCCTGGTTCCCGAAATCGTATTGAACAACAGTCCGTTACGAGATCAGGTCGAACACTTCCCGATTCAACCACAAATTAAGCCGTACCAAGTCGGTGTTTGCTGTCTAAAAAAACGCTTAAAGAGTCCGATTGTTGCGGCCTTGTGGGAGCAGATAGCAAACAAGGCAGAATAA